CGTTCGCCCGGCTCGAACGTGATGAGGGCTGCGGCGTAAAGCACGACGCCGGCGCCGGCCAGCACCGCCGTCGCCAGCGTGCTTGCCGCCAGATAGCGGCCAAACGTGAGTTGGCCTGCCTGGAACCAGTAGGCGAGACACACGGCGGTCCAGGCGCCGGCGATGGCGGCCAGGAACCGCAGCAGAAGCGCCAGCCGACCGTGGGTCTGGGATTTCGCCAGAAACCAAAGTAGAAGGCCTGCCGCCGTCCCTCCCGCCGCACCGGCGGCCGGTGCGGCAGAGACCAGCAGGCTCGCAAGCGAAATGGGCATCAGGGTGATTCCCCAGGGCGCCAACGTCCCGCCGGCATGATAGAAGCGAGGCAGGGATGCTGTCTAGCGAAAACGTCGCCGCAGGGGGGGCTGCAAGGCCATCCCCGGTCCGGTCTCCCGGTGCCAAGGGGGACGGTTTTTCCGCCCCACTTATTTGAGGCGCATCGAGCAAAAATAGGGTTGCATTGTGTCTGGGGGTTTCTACAATGTGCCAAGTGAGGCCCAAGACGGTTGGCGCCGGCTGGGCGATGGCTAGGAGGCGCGTGCCGGCCGCGCCGTCCGAGGGAGGTACGGGTTATTCCGGCTTCGCGTGCGGTGTGGAGCATCGCGCTGGGCGTGTTTGGGGTCGGCCTCGCGTGTTTGGGCGTGGGCCTGAGCGTGTCTTCGGATTCAGGGTCGGTGGCCCGCGCGCAAACGGCAGGGCCTGTCGCGCTCGCGCCGGCGGCGGGCCCGAATGTGATTGTTTCCGCCACGCCGATGGGCGATTCGAGCGTGGTGATTTGTGTGGTGGATGCGGCGAAAGAGCGTCTGGCCGTCTATGTGGCCGATGCGCGGCGCAGTCGGCTGAAACTGTTGGCCGTCCGCGATATTTCCGCCGACTGGGCCTTGACGGATTACAACAACGATCCGCCGCTCCCGAAGGACGTGCGGGCGCGCATCGAATCGTTGACGGAGAAGGGAAGCGGACCGTCGGCTCCGGAGGAAACTCCGTTGCCGGCTCCGGCGCCGTGACCGTATAAGAATATGGGGAAGGCCGCGCGGCCGCACCGGGTTGGAGGAGGACGACTTTGGAATTCGTTACGTTCGAAGAAGCCAAAACGCGCCTCGGCAAGACGGCCGAGCAACTGCAGGAAATGATCAAGAGCGGCGAGATCCGCGCGTTCCGCGACGGCGCCGCGTGGAAGTTCCGCAAGGCGGACATCGATGCGATGGCTGGGACGCCCGCGCCCGCGCCGCAGGCAGCCGGCGCCGAGGCGGCCGATGAAGAGAAGGAAGAGGACGCCGGCGACACCCTCATGAGCATCGACGCCGACATCCTTTTCGCCGAGGAAGAGAAAGTCCCCGCCGACAGTGCCGCCGAGACGTGGATCGCCGCCGACACGGAAGGCGTGTTTCCGAGCGAGGCGGCTCCCGGCGAAGAGAAACCTCTGGGTGTGGAAGAAGCCCTGGCCGCCCCCGAGGCCGAGCCGGCCCCGCTCGCGCTGAGCCCGGAAACCGACGAATCCAGCCTCCAGGAAGTCCTGAGCGAGGAGGAAAGGGCCGAGGAAGTCGAAGGGGACGTCTTCGCCGAGGAGCCCGTCATCGCGGTGGATACCGAGAGCGGCGTGGCGTCGGTGGTGCCGTCCTCGGCCACTCGGTCGGGTGTGGCCGCCAGCCGCACGCGCATCGTAACCCTGGTCGAGGGGCCGGCCCACCACGCTTCCTTCACCGTGATGCTCGGGATGACAACCGTGGCGCTGGGGTTCACGGTGTTCGCGCTGGTCGCCCTGCTGGCTGGCGCGAAACCCGGCCTGGTGATGCAAATCGGGGAGAGTACGGCCGGCGTAGTCATTCTGGCGGCCGGCATCTTCATCA
This genomic window from Planctomycetota bacterium contains:
- a CDS encoding helix-turn-helix domain-containing protein encodes the protein MEFVTFEEAKTRLGKTAEQLQEMIKSGEIRAFRDGAAWKFRKADIDAMAGTPAPAPQAAGAEAADEEKEEDAGDTLMSIDADILFAEEEKVPADSAAETWIAADTEGVFPSEAAPGEEKPLGVEEALAAPEAEPAPLALSPETDESSLQEVLSEEERAEEVEGDVFAEEPVIAVDTESGVASVVPSSATRSGVAASRTRIVTLVEGPAHHASFTVMLGMTTVALGFTVFALVALLAGAKPGLVMQIGESTAGVVILAAGIFITGVVTVIGLVLEKQRNAREVMSGQ